A window of the Trichoplusia ni isolate ovarian cell line Hi5 chromosome 4, tn1, whole genome shotgun sequence genome harbors these coding sequences:
- the LOC113493163 gene encoding protein-glucosylgalactosylhydroxylysine glucosidase, with amino-acid sequence MWNFLARNKQVGAMLGLLSVAAVLTIILTTKGGSHAEENNGVEEPEDVSPATHVFSTYSLPSNDKFMPSIGNGHIATNVFSDTVYMNGLYNGRAGYSHRARIPAWANIRLNSTLTHHPYSPVYSLDTKEGVFKVRVDRERSVVTQRIYAHRFYTRAIVNQISVDSKTHYDLNFLYQELWIAIKLMPGPESKDIAFQDPIPEIIDGRTIWSSCGQTMESEDLTYQPLPVDVCAFWTSVPDHLVVPQRGSRVFTFAMTADKNKTVARQELIKVLQEDGEELFQMHVDHWQHLYQQGGIDIEGNLELGKIVNGIWYYFLSSLPSESSYQPLDKYYGLSPTGLARGGTFEDYEGHNFWDTETWMFPSILLLYPQYANKLLQYRLDMAYVAAELAKLTGHKGYRFPWESAYTGVEVTQPCCPDVALYEQHISGCVAFAVRQYLATTRDEDWLKHGGCDIVTNIADFWASRAVINYNTGLYDISNVMGPDEDHRNVTNSVFTNVVAGYSLYLAQYVSCLCKSYYMAKDPDHWADIAWSLALPYDQEHNYHPQFSGYHRGEKIKQADAILLGFPLQYAMNTSTRINDLNYYESVTRENGPAMTWSMHTIGHLKLGDQRKAKAVFNMSYEGFVREPFKVWTELRRPDVGATNFFTGMGGFLQALIFGYAGLSIHMDRLEIDKPRLPPDATKLTIKGIKYLGANLTLELQNNSTRLSVTSLDDNWQLLLNDGKYNITLAPGVTVILPGSGPFTIRSEQWKDCKLPSDIIGQNYLRPIGT; translated from the exons ATGTGGAACTTTTTGGCGCGAAACAAGCAGGTGGGAGCGATGTTGGGGTTGCTGTCTGTGGCGGCGGTGCTAACTATTATCCTTACTACTAAGGGTGGAAGTCATGCAGAAGAAAATAACGGAGTCGAAGAGCCAGAAGACGTCAGTCCCGCGACTCATGTATTCTCGACTTACAG tctCCCATCAAACGACAAATTCATGCCGTCTATTGGCAATGGCCACATCGCCACCAACGTATTCAGCGATACTGTCTACATGAACGGTCTCTACAACGGCCGCGCCGGCTACAGTCATCGTGCTCGGATCCCGGCCTGGGCTAACATAAGACTGAACTCTACCCTTACTCATCACCCCTATAGCCCCGTATACAGCCTTGATACGAAAGAAGGAGTTTTCAAAGTAAGGGTCGACAGAGAAAGGTCTGTTGTAACACAACGGATTTACGCTCATAGATTTTATACGAGAGCTATTGTTAACCAGATTTCTGTGGACTCGAAGACGCATTATG atCTCAATTTTCTGTACCAAGAACTCTGGATAGCAATAAAGCTGATGCCAGGACCAGAAAGCAAGGACATAGCCTTCCAAGACCCTATTCCGGAGATCATAGATGGCAGGACAATCTGGAGTTCTTGCGGACAAACAATGGAATCTGAGGACCTAACATACCAGCCACTTCCCGTCGATGTCTGTGCGTTCTGGACTTCAGTCCCTGACCACCTCGTCGTCCCTCAGCGAGGCTCAAGAGTCTTCACGTTCGCGATGACAGCTGATAAAAATAAGACGGTTGCGAGACAGGAGCTGATCAAAG TATTGCAGGAGGATGGGGAGGAGCTGTTCCAGATGCATGTGGACCACTGGCAGCATCTGTACCAGCAGGGCGGCATCGATATTGAAGGGAACTTGGAGCTG GGCAAAATAGTAAATGGTATTTGGTACTACTTCCTGAGCTCGTTGCCATCAGAGTCGTCTTACCAGCCTCTCGACAAATACTACGGCCTCAGTCCCACTGGATTAGCTAGAGGTGGAACCTTTGAAGACTATGAAG GTCACAACTTCTGGGACACAGAAACCTGGATGTTCCCTTCAATCTTGTTGCTGTACCCTCAGTACGCGAACAAGCTACTGCAGTACCGGCTTGACATGGCATACGTGGCTGCTGAACTGGCGAAGCTAACTGGACATAAAGGTTACAG GTTCCCATGGGAGAGTGCGTACACGGGCGTGGAGGTGACGCAGCCGTGCTGCCCCGACGTGGCGCTGTACGAGCAGCACATCAGCGGCTGCGTCGCCTTCGCCGTCAGGCAGTACCTCGCCACTACCAGGGATGAGGACTGGTTGAAA CATGGCGGTTGCGACATCGTTACAAATATTGCTGACTTCTGGGCTTCACGCGCTGTGATCAACTATAACACTGGGCTTTACGATATATCAA ATGTGATGGGCCCCGACGAAGATCACAGGAATGTCACCAACTCTGTTTTTACAAACGTAGTGGCTGGATATTCTCTTTACTTAGCACA ATACGTGTCCTGCTTGTGCAAATCATACTACATGGCGAAGGACCCCGACCACTGGGCAGACATTGCCTGGAGTCTGGCTCTACCTTATGACCAGGAGCACAACTACCATCCCCAATTCTCCGGGTACCACCGAGGTGAAAAAATCAAGCAGGCAGACGCCATCTTGCTGGGATTCCCTCTGCAATATGCTATGAATAC ATCAACACGGATCAACGACCTTAATTACTACGAATCGGTGACTCGCGAGAACGGCCCTGCTATGACATGGAGTATGCACACTATAGGCCACCTGAAACTGGGTGACCAGAGGAAAGCTAAGGCGGTCTTCAATATGAGCTACGAAGGTTTCGTTAGGGAACCATTTAAG GTTTGGACTGAACTCCGTCGACCTGACGTCGGTGCTACAAACTTCTTCACCGGCATGGGAGGCTTCCTGCAGGCCCTGATATTCGGATATGCAGGCCTCAGCATCCACATGGACCGGCTGGAGATCGACAAGCCTCGATTACCGCCTGATGCAACGAAGTTAACTATAAAAG GAATCAAATACCTCGGCGCAAACCTAACGCTGGAGTTACAGAATAACAGCACGAGGCTAAGCGTGACGTCACTGGATGATAACTGGCAGCTTTTGCTGAACGACGGCAAATATAACATCACGTTAGCACCCGGTGTTACAG TGATTCTACCAGGGTCTGGACCTTTTACGATACGTTCAGAGCAATGGAAAGACTGCAAGCTGCCTTCGGACATCATTGGACAGAATTATTTAAGGCCTATTGGCACAtag